In one window of Canis aureus isolate CA01 chromosome 36, VMU_Caureus_v.1.0, whole genome shotgun sequence DNA:
- the SCG2 gene encoding secretogranin-2 has translation MAEAKTHRFGAALCLIPLIFLISGDEAASFQRNQLLQKEPDLRLENVQKFPSPEMIRALEYIEKLRQQAHKEENSPDYNPYQGVSVPLQKKENGDENHLPENTRDSLSEDEWMRIILEALRQAENEPQSLPKEKPYGLNSEKNFPMDMSDDYETQQWPERKLKHMRFPPMYEENSRDNPFKRTNEIVEEQYTPQSLATLESVFQELGKLTGPNNQKRERVDEEQKLYTDDEDDIYKANNIAYEDVVGGEDWNPVEEKIEDQTQEEVKDNKENIEKNEQINDEVKRSGQLGLQDEDLRKESKDQLSDDVSKVIAYLKRLVNAAGSGRSQNGQNGERATRLFEKPLDSQSIYQLIEISRNLQIPPEDLIDMLKTGEKPNGSVEPEQEVELPVDLDDIAEVDVDRPDLFQNKVLSKNGYAKTPGRAVAEALPDGLTVEDILNLLGMESPANQKPPYFSGQYNREKLLPRLPYGPGRSRANQLPKGTWMPDIENRQIAYENLNDKDQELGEYLARMLAKYPEIMNSNQVKRVPSQVSSEDNLQDEDQIEQAIKEHLNQGSSQELASVSKRLPVGPPKNDDTPNRQYLDEDLLMKVLEYLNQEKAEKGREHIAKRAMENM, from the coding sequence ATGGCAGAAGCTAAGACTCACCGGTTTGGAGCAGCCCTGTGTCTCATCCCTTTAATTTTCCTCATCTCTGGGGATGAAGCAGCTTCATTTCAACGAAACCAGCTGCTTCAAAAGGAACCAGATCTCAGATTGGAAAATGTCCAAAAGTTTCCCAGTCCTGAAATGATCAGAGCTTTAGAATACATAGAAAAACTCCGACAACAAGCTCACAAGGAAGAAAACAGCCCAGACTACAATCCTTACCAAGGTGTCTCTGTTCCccttcagaaaaaagaaaatggtgatGAAAATCATTTGCCAGAAAATACAAGGGATTCCCTGAGTGAAGATGAGTGGATGAGGATAATACTTGAAGCTTTGAGACAGGCTGAGAATGAGCCTCAGTCTTTACCAAAAGAAAAGCCCTATGGCTTGAATTCAGAAAAGAACTTTCCAATGGACATGTCTGATGATTATGAGACTCAACAGTGGCCAGAAAGGAAGCTCAAGCACATGAGATTCCCTCCTATGTATGAAGAAAATTCCAGGGATAACCCTTTTAAACGCACAAATGAAATAGTAGAGGAACAATATACTCCTCAAAGTCTTGCCACGCTAGAATCTGTATTCCAAGAGCTGGGGAAACTGACAGGACCAAACAACCAGAAGCGTGAGAGAGTTGATGAGGAGCAAAAACTGTACACGGATGATGAAGATGACATCTACAAGGCCAATAACATTGCCTATGAAGATGTGGTTGGGGGAGAAGATTGGAACCcagtagaagaaaagatagagGATCAAACCCAGGAAGAGGTAAAAGACAACaaagagaatatagaaaaaaatgaacagatcaACGACGAAGTGAAGCGTTCAGGGCAGCTGGGACTCCAAGATGAAGATCTCCGGAAAGAGAGTAAAGACCAACTCTCAGATGATGTCTCCAAAGTAATTGCATACCTGAAAAGGTTAGTGAATGCTGCGGGTAGTGGGAGGTCACAGAATGGGCAGAACGGGGAAAGAGCAACCAGGCTTTTTGAGAAACCACTTGATTCTCAGTCTATTTATCAGCTGATTGAAATCTCAAGGAATTTACAGATACCCCCTGAAGACTTAATTGATATGCTGAAAACTGGAGAGAAGCCAAATGGATCAGTGGAACCCGAGCAGGAGGTTGAACTTCCCGTTGACCTAGATGACATCGCAGAGGTTGATGTAGACCGCCCAGACCTGTTCCAAAATAAAGTGCTCTCCAAGAATGGCTATGCCAAAACACCTGGTCGTGCTGTGGCAGAGGCCCTACCAGATGGGCTCACTGTTGAGGACATTCTAAATCTTTTAGGGATGGAGAGTCCAGCAAACCAAAAGCCTCCATATTTTTCTGGTCAGTATAACCGAGAGAAACTTCTGCCGAGACTCCCCTATGGTCCTGGAAGATCTAGAGCCAACCAACTTCCCAAAGGTACCTGGATGCCGGATATTGAGAACAGACAAATAGCGTATGAAAACCTGAATGACAAGGATCAAGAATTAGGAGAGTACTTGGCCAGGATGCTAGCGaaataccctgagatcatgaattcAAACCAGGTGAAGCGAGTTCCAAGTCAAGTCTCATCTGAAGATAACCTACAAGACGAGGACCAAATTGAACAGGCCATCAAAGAGCATTTGAACCAAGGCAGCTCTCAGGAGCTGGCCTCGGTAAGCAAAAGACTCCCTGTGGGGCCCCCAAAGAATGATGATACCCCAAACAGACAGTACTTGGATGAAGATCTGTTAATGAAAGTGCTGGAATACCTCAAccaagaaaaggcagaaaagggaAGGGAGCATATTGCTAAGAGAGCAATGGAAAATATGTAA